From a single Collimonas pratensis genomic region:
- the coaE gene encoding dephospho-CoA kinase (Dephospho-CoA kinase (CoaE) performs the final step in coenzyme A biosynthesis.) produces the protein MNQHDASNPIPPAPLKPRFSVGLTGGIGSGKSTVADLFAERGAAVIDTDVIARQLTAPGGIAIAPIRARFGDDFIDANGAMDRARMRAHVFSDPAAKQQLEAILHPLIRTETGYAGERASGSYLIFAVPLLVESGNWKQRVGRILVIDCDEQVQLQRVMQRNALTEPQVRAIMATQASRQQRLQAADDVIVNDGARAALLPQVERLHALYEAFSRSL, from the coding sequence ATGAACCAGCACGATGCCAGCAATCCGATCCCACCAGCGCCGCTCAAGCCAAGATTCAGCGTCGGCCTGACCGGCGGCATCGGCAGCGGCAAAAGTACCGTCGCCGACCTGTTCGCTGAACGTGGTGCGGCCGTCATCGACACCGATGTCATCGCCCGTCAATTGACCGCCCCTGGAGGCATCGCCATCGCACCGATCAGAGCCCGTTTCGGCGATGATTTCATCGATGCCAACGGCGCCATGGACAGGGCCAGGATGCGCGCCCATGTCTTCTCTGACCCGGCAGCAAAGCAGCAGCTGGAAGCGATACTGCATCCCCTGATTCGCACCGAGACCGGCTATGCCGGCGAGCGCGCGTCAGGTTCGTATCTGATCTTCGCCGTACCGCTGCTGGTTGAGTCCGGCAACTGGAAACAGCGGGTTGGGCGCATACTAGTCATAGATTGCGATGAACAGGTCCAGCTGCAGCGCGTCATGCAGCGCAATGCACTGACTGAGCCGCAAGTGCGCGCCATCATGGCGACGCAGGCCAGCAGGCAGCAGCGCTTGCAAGCCGCAGACGATGTGATCGTCAATGATGGCGCACGGGCAGCGCTATTGCCGCAAGTGGAGCGCTTGCACGCCTTATATGAGGCATTTAGCCGATCGTTATAA
- the ispB gene encoding octaprenyl diphosphate synthase, translated as MSPIAADMDAVNAVIRRQLHSEVPLVNQIAEYIISAGGKRLRPVLVLLMARACGYAGDKHHELAAVIEFIHTATLLHDDVVDESSLRRGRQTANALFGNAASVLVGDFLYSRAFQMMVAVDNARVMQIVADATNVIAEGEVLQLLNMHNPDVSEENYLQVIRSKTAKLFEAAAQLGVLIAGADDAAIEAAGEYGRSLGTAFQLIDDVLDYSGNASDIGKNVGDDLREGKPTLPLIYLMSHGTPAQRELVRSCIENGDEQHFDEILAAITSSGALDYTRREAEKAAQRAAAAIADLPNSQFKDSLLQLSVFAVDRNH; from the coding sequence ATGTCCCCGATCGCGGCCGATATGGACGCGGTCAATGCGGTTATTCGCCGTCAATTACACTCGGAAGTGCCCTTGGTGAATCAGATTGCCGAGTACATCATCAGCGCCGGCGGCAAACGCCTGCGCCCGGTGCTGGTCTTGCTGATGGCGCGCGCTTGCGGCTATGCCGGCGACAAACACCATGAACTGGCCGCGGTGATCGAATTCATCCATACCGCTACCCTGCTGCACGATGACGTGGTGGACGAGTCGTCCCTGCGGCGCGGCCGGCAGACCGCTAATGCCCTGTTCGGCAACGCCGCCTCGGTGCTGGTCGGCGATTTCTTGTACTCGCGCGCCTTTCAAATGATGGTTGCGGTGGATAATGCGCGCGTGATGCAGATCGTCGCTGATGCCACCAACGTCATTGCCGAAGGTGAAGTGCTGCAGTTGCTGAACATGCATAACCCGGATGTGTCGGAAGAAAATTATCTGCAGGTGATCCGCTCCAAGACCGCCAAGCTGTTCGAAGCCGCGGCGCAACTGGGCGTACTAATCGCCGGCGCCGATGATGCGGCGATTGAAGCCGCGGGAGAGTACGGCCGCTCCCTGGGCACCGCGTTCCAGCTGATCGACGACGTGCTGGACTATTCCGGCAACGCTAGCGATATCGGCAAGAACGTCGGCGATGATTTGCGCGAAGGCAAGCCGACCTTGCCGCTGATTTACCTGATGAGCCACGGCACGCCGGCGCAACGGGAACTGGTGCGCAGCTGCATCGAAAATGGCGACGAACAGCATTTCGATGAAATTCTGGCCGCCATCACCAGCTCCGGCGCCCTCGATTACACCCGGCGCGAAGCCGAGAAGGCGGCGCAGCGCGCCGCTGCAGCAATCGCAGACTTGCCAAATAGTCAGTTCAAGGATTCTTTGCTACAATTATCCGTGTTCGCAGTGGATCGTAATCACTGA
- a CDS encoding prepilin peptidase has protein sequence MQEGIFFLAAGSLLPTAIAAIFGLLIGSFLNVVIHRLPIMMQRESDNYVAHESGQPLPHTDRYNLVVPRSACPQCKHQIGALENVPVLSYLALRGKCASCKTPISARYPIVEAFTGVLSGLLIWHFGSGWAGMATLVFAYLLIAMTFIDADTQLLPDDLTLPLLWLGLLLNISGLFVPLSDAVIGAAAGYLSLWLIYWAFKLLTGKEGMGYGDFKLLAALGAWLGWKMLPIIILFSSLVGAVVGLVLIIVARRGRDIPIPFGPYLAAAGLLALLYGRTITETYFNFVA, from the coding sequence ATGCAAGAAGGTATTTTTTTCCTGGCGGCGGGGAGCCTGCTTCCCACCGCCATCGCCGCTATTTTTGGCTTACTCATCGGTAGTTTCCTCAACGTCGTGATTCATCGGCTGCCGATCATGATGCAGCGCGAATCTGATAACTACGTGGCGCACGAAAGCGGCCAGCCGCTGCCGCATACCGACCGCTACAATCTGGTGGTACCGCGTTCCGCCTGTCCGCAATGCAAACACCAGATCGGCGCGCTGGAAAACGTGCCGGTGCTGAGCTATCTGGCCTTGCGCGGCAAATGCGCCTCCTGCAAGACGCCGATCTCAGCGCGCTATCCGATCGTGGAGGCATTTACCGGCGTCCTGTCGGGGCTGCTGATCTGGCATTTCGGCAGCGGCTGGGCTGGCATGGCGACCCTGGTCTTTGCCTACCTGCTGATCGCCATGACGTTTATCGACGCCGATACGCAGCTGCTGCCTGACGACCTGACCCTGCCGTTGCTGTGGCTGGGCTTGCTGCTGAATATTTCCGGCTTGTTCGTACCGCTCAGCGACGCGGTGATCGGCGCCGCCGCCGGCTACCTGAGCCTGTGGCTGATCTACTGGGCATTCAAGCTGCTGACCGGCAAGGAAGGCATGGGCTACGGCGATTTCAAGCTGCTGGCGGCGCTGGGCGCCTGGCTGGGCTGGAAAATGCTCCCTATTATCATCCTGTTTTCGTCGCTGGTCGGCGCCGTGGTCGGCCTCGTCCTGATCATCGTTGCCCGCCGTGGACGCGACATTCCTATCCCATTTGGCCCTTATCTGGCAGCGGCCGGCTTGCTCGCGTTGCTATATGGCCGCACTATCACGGAAACTTATTTCAATTTCGTTGCCTAA
- a CDS encoding type II secretion system F family protein, with the protein MATAASSRQVKELVYLWEGKDKKGKVVRGELRAGSETVVNVTMRRQGILVTKVKKKTFRSGKKITDKDLSLLTRQLATMMKAGVPLLQSFDIVAKGHANPSVSKLVNDIRSDVETGTSLSQAFRKFPLYFDPLFCNLVGAGEQAGILEDLLERLAIYKEKTLAIKSKIKSAMFYPVSIMAVAFIVTAVIMIWVVPAFKQVFSSFGADLPAMTLFVMGISDFMVANWYIIFPAIFTGLYLFFQSWRRSLKMQRFMDRVLLKVPIFGSVIRKATIARWTRTLATMFAAGVPLVESLDSVGGASGNAVYLDATKKIQNEVSTGTSLTTAMENANVFPNMVTQMVSIGEESGSLDQMLGKVADFYEAEVDDAVASLSSLMEPLIMVILGVLIGGLVIAMYLPIFKLGTVV; encoded by the coding sequence ATGGCAACAGCGGCAAGCTCACGTCAGGTCAAGGAATTGGTGTATCTGTGGGAAGGCAAGGATAAAAAAGGCAAGGTTGTGCGCGGAGAATTGCGCGCAGGTAGCGAGACTGTGGTCAATGTCACCATGCGCCGACAAGGGATCCTGGTCACCAAAGTCAAAAAGAAGACCTTCCGTAGCGGCAAGAAAATTACCGACAAGGACCTTTCCCTGCTTACTCGCCAACTGGCTACTATGATGAAGGCCGGCGTGCCCTTGCTACAGTCTTTCGATATCGTAGCCAAGGGCCATGCCAATCCATCAGTATCGAAACTGGTCAATGACATCCGTAGCGACGTTGAAACCGGTACCAGCCTGAGCCAGGCCTTCCGCAAGTTCCCGTTATATTTCGACCCCCTGTTCTGCAACCTGGTTGGCGCTGGCGAACAGGCCGGCATTCTTGAAGATTTGCTGGAGCGGCTGGCAATCTATAAAGAAAAGACCCTTGCCATCAAAAGCAAGATTAAATCTGCGATGTTTTATCCCGTATCTATTATGGCAGTGGCCTTTATCGTTACCGCAGTTATCATGATCTGGGTGGTTCCTGCATTCAAGCAGGTATTCTCAAGCTTTGGTGCAGACCTACCCGCGATGACCCTTTTCGTAATGGGCATCTCCGATTTCATGGTGGCTAACTGGTACATTATATTCCCCGCTATATTCACCGGCCTATATTTGTTCTTTCAGTCATGGAGGCGTTCACTCAAAATGCAACGCTTCATGGACCGCGTATTACTAAAGGTACCGATTTTTGGTTCGGTAATCCGGAAAGCAACGATTGCTCGCTGGACCCGTACATTGGCAACCATGTTTGCTGCAGGTGTGCCATTGGTAGAGTCGCTTGATTCGGTTGGGGGAGCATCGGGGAACGCAGTCTATCTGGACGCGACCAAGAAAATCCAGAACGAAGTAAGCACGGGCACCAGTCTGACTACTGCAATGGAAAATGCCAATGTGTTCCCCAACATGGTGACGCAAATGGTTTCCATCGGCGAAGAATCGGGCTCCCTCGACCAGATGCTGGGCAAGGTGGCCGATTTCTACGAAGCAGAAGTCGACGACGCGGTAGCGTCACTGTCCAGCCTGATGGAACCTTTGATCATGGTGATCCTGGGCGTCCTGATCGGCGGCCTTGTGATTGCCATGTACCTGCCTATTTTCAAGCTGGGTACGGTGGTTTGA
- a CDS encoding HlyC/CorC family transporter: protein MDAVPIWVQILALVVLIFLSAFFAMAETALIAANKHRLRHLAKRGSKSAATTLWLLERTDKLLSLILIVNTLVNALATALVTAIAITTFGNHQNVITIATAGVAFLLIVFAEITPKVIGATYPERIALPTSFILKPLMALAKPLIWFVNLFVSGILRILHIKTGKHAQEQRVSPEELRSIVLEGGNFMPQKHKSILLNLFDLEKISVEDVMTPRAQVEALNLAASVDDIKHQLTTCYHNKLPVYEGEINQIVGILHVRKAMVLLNQEAELTVDHFRQLLSTPYFIPEDTDVFTQLQYFQENHERLGIIVDEYGEVQGLVTLEDIIEEMIGEFTTSKPGAARADSFSWNAQGQCLLEGATTLRDINKRLGLNFPLDGPKTLNGLLLEWLQDIPDNNVSLKIAGCIIEIVQVQNQAIKVAKLIRPDTL, encoded by the coding sequence TTGGATGCCGTGCCCATTTGGGTGCAGATTCTTGCACTAGTCGTACTCATCTTCCTCTCAGCATTTTTCGCCATGGCGGAAACTGCCTTGATTGCCGCCAACAAGCACCGCCTGCGCCATCTGGCCAAGCGCGGCAGCAAATCCGCCGCCACTACCTTATGGCTGCTGGAACGCACCGACAAGCTGCTGTCGCTGATCCTGATCGTCAATACCCTGGTCAATGCCCTGGCTACCGCACTGGTTACCGCAATTGCCATTACGACATTCGGCAATCACCAGAATGTGATCACGATTGCCACTGCCGGCGTCGCTTTCCTGCTGATCGTGTTTGCCGAAATCACCCCGAAGGTGATTGGCGCCACCTATCCGGAACGCATCGCGCTGCCCACCAGTTTCATCCTCAAACCCCTGATGGCGCTGGCCAAGCCCTTGATCTGGTTTGTCAATTTGTTCGTCTCTGGCATCCTGAGAATACTGCACATCAAAACCGGCAAGCACGCGCAGGAACAGCGCGTCTCGCCGGAAGAACTGCGCTCGATCGTGCTGGAAGGCGGCAACTTCATGCCGCAAAAGCACAAGAGCATTTTGCTGAACCTGTTCGACCTGGAAAAGATTTCGGTGGAAGACGTGATGACGCCGCGAGCCCAAGTCGAAGCGCTGAACCTGGCAGCTTCGGTGGACGACATCAAGCATCAGCTGACGACTTGCTATCACAATAAATTGCCGGTGTATGAGGGTGAGATCAACCAGATCGTCGGCATTCTGCACGTCCGCAAGGCGATGGTATTGCTCAACCAGGAAGCCGAACTGACGGTCGACCATTTCCGCCAGCTGCTCAGCACGCCTTATTTCATTCCAGAAGACACCGACGTTTTCACCCAGCTGCAATATTTCCAGGAAAATCACGAGCGGCTCGGCATCATCGTCGACGAGTACGGCGAAGTGCAGGGACTGGTCACGCTGGAAGACATCATTGAAGAAATGATCGGCGAATTCACCACCTCTAAACCGGGCGCTGCGCGCGCCGACAGTTTTTCCTGGAATGCCCAGGGCCAGTGCCTGCTGGAGGGCGCCACCACCCTGCGCGACATCAATAAACGCCTCGGCCTGAATTTCCCGCTGGACGGCCCCAAGACGCTGAACGGCCTGCTGCTGGAATGGCTGCAAGATATTCCAGACAATAATGTCAGCCTGAAAATTGCCGGATGCATCATAGAAATCGTGCAAGTGCAGAACCAGGCGATCAAGGTTGCTAAATTGATCCGGCCGGATACACTATAA
- the pilB gene encoding type IV-A pilus assembly ATPase PilB, translating to MAAVFPNTSTTGPISGLARALLQAGRLSTVQMEALHKKASGDQTPFIAALLESGHLDARALALFCAETFGYPQLDLSVLNLSTLPEKAIDAKLMESHFVLPLAKRGNKIYVALSDPTNMQALDQIKFQTELMVEPIIVEHPVLVKQIQKLVKSAEQSLSEMVGDDQEINFVEEDTAAIADATADIDDAPVVRFLQKILTDAINQGASDLHFEPFEKFYRIRFRVDGVLRDMAQPPLSIKEKLASRIKVISKLDISEKRVPQDGRMRLVVSKTRAIDFRVSTLPTLFGEKIVMRILDPSQAQMGIDALGYDPDQKAILMDAIQRPYGMVLVTGPTGSGKTVSLYTCLNILNQPGINISTAEDPAEINLPGVNQVNINDRAGLTFPVALKAFLRQDPDIIMVGEIRDLETADISIKAAQTGHMVFSTLHTNDAPSTLTRLMNMGVPAFNIASSVILITAQRLARRLCSCKQPITIQEEALAEAGFTEDDIDGSWLPYKAVGCERCNGTGYKGRVGIYQIMPITEEIERIILAHGTALEIEAQAKREGVKTLRQSGLMKVKQGMTSLEEVLGCTNI from the coding sequence ATGGCTGCAGTATTTCCTAACACCAGTACCACCGGTCCGATCTCGGGACTTGCCCGCGCATTGCTGCAAGCCGGCCGCTTGTCGACGGTGCAGATGGAAGCCTTGCACAAGAAAGCCAGCGGCGATCAAACGCCGTTCATCGCCGCCTTGCTGGAGAGCGGCCATCTCGATGCGCGCGCGCTGGCGCTGTTTTGCGCCGAGACCTTCGGTTATCCGCAGCTGGACCTGAGCGTGCTCAACCTGAGCACGCTGCCGGAAAAAGCCATCGACGCCAAGCTGATGGAAAGCCACTTCGTGCTGCCGCTGGCGAAGCGCGGCAACAAGATCTACGTGGCGTTGTCCGATCCGACCAACATGCAGGCGCTGGACCAGATCAAGTTCCAGACCGAGCTGATGGTCGAACCGATCATTGTCGAGCATCCGGTGCTGGTGAAGCAGATCCAGAAGCTGGTCAAATCGGCCGAGCAAAGCCTGAGCGAAATGGTCGGCGACGACCAGGAAATCAATTTCGTCGAAGAGGATACGGCAGCGATTGCCGACGCCACCGCCGATATCGATGACGCGCCGGTAGTACGCTTCCTGCAAAAGATCCTGACCGATGCGATCAACCAGGGCGCGTCCGACTTGCATTTCGAACCGTTTGAAAAATTCTACCGGATCCGTTTCCGGGTCGACGGTGTGCTGCGCGACATGGCGCAACCGCCGTTGTCGATCAAGGAAAAACTGGCCTCCCGCATCAAGGTGATCTCGAAGCTGGATATTTCCGAAAAGCGGGTGCCGCAGGATGGCCGGATGCGGCTGGTGGTGTCCAAGACACGCGCTATCGATTTCCGGGTCAGCACCCTGCCCACGCTGTTCGGTGAAAAAATCGTGATGCGTATCCTGGACCCAAGCCAGGCGCAGATGGGGATCGACGCGTTGGGCTACGACCCGGACCAGAAAGCGATCCTGATGGACGCCATCCAGCGTCCCTACGGCATGGTGCTGGTGACCGGCCCTACCGGCTCCGGTAAAACCGTGTCGCTCTACACCTGCCTGAATATCCTGAACCAGCCCGGCATCAATATCTCCACCGCCGAAGATCCGGCCGAAATCAATTTGCCCGGCGTCAATCAGGTCAACATCAACGACCGCGCCGGCCTGACTTTCCCGGTGGCGCTGAAGGCCTTCCTGCGGCAGGATCCCGACATCATCATGGTCGGTGAAATCCGCGACCTGGAAACCGCCGACATCTCGATCAAGGCTGCGCAAACCGGGCACATGGTGTTTTCCACCCTGCATACCAACGATGCGCCGTCGACGCTGACGCGCTTGATGAACATGGGCGTGCCGGCTTTCAATATTGCATCTTCCGTGATCCTGATCACCGCCCAGCGGCTGGCGCGCCGCTTGTGCAGCTGCAAGCAGCCGATTACGATCCAGGAGGAAGCCCTGGCTGAAGCCGGCTTCACCGAAGACGACATCGACGGTAGCTGGCTGCCATACAAGGCCGTCGGCTGCGAACGCTGCAACGGCACCGGCTACAAGGGACGGGTCGGCATCTATCAGATCATGCCGATCACAGAAGAAATAGAACGCATCATTCTGGCCCATGGCACGGCGCTGGAAATCGAAGCACAAGCCAAGCGCGAAGGCGTCAAAACCCTGCGACAGTCGGGATTGATGAAGGTTAAACAAGGGATGACCAGCCTCGAAGAAGTGCTCGGTTGCACCAATATCTAA